ggagaagcggctctactctgaacccctcccggatgaccacaCTCCTCACCCTAAAGAGggaactcatttcagccgcagCCGCTCGCGATCTCGTTGTTTttgtcatgacccaaagctcatgaccaaagctgagggtgggaacatagatcgaccggtaaattgagagcgttgccttccagctcagctctctcttcaccacgacggtccggtacagcgaccgcattactgcagacgctgcactaATAAaactcacgctccaaccttccctcacttgtgaacaagaccccgagatacttgaactcctcaacctggggcaggacctcattcccaacccggagggatcaatccacccttttcagactgagaaccatggcctcggatttggaggtgctgagtctgatcccagaagcttcatacTCAGATGCAAACGGCCCCAGTAAACGCAGGAGGTCAcaacctgatgaggccatcaggaccacatcgtctgcaaatataAGAGACGAGATCTTAAGgccccccgaactggactccctcgacgccttgcctgtgcatagaaaatctgtccatgaaaattatgaaaagAATCGGTGAGAAAggtcagccttggcggaggccaacgttcaccagaaacaggctcgacttgctgctggcaatgtgaaccaggctcctgctctggttgtacaaggaccgaatggcatgtagcagcgcaccaccaatcccgtactcctggAGCACACCCCACAGGAtgccgcgagggacacggtcgaatgccttttccaagtccacaaagcacctgcagaccggttgggcaaactcccatgtaccctccagtacccttgcaagttTGCAGGGCTCGTCGAGTGTTCTGCGagcaggacaaaaaccacattgcacctcctgtccAACTAAcatttctctccagcaccctggaatagacttccccaggaaggctgaggagtgtgatccccctacagttggaacacaccctccagtaacccttcttgaaaagggggaccatcaccctgttttttaatttttattatttaattaaatagtTACCTTATGATATTATGTACTATAATGTCATGAGTAGCTGTTTAACACAGCTCTTAAAAGGGGCTATGTCCAAATGTAACATACCCAAGGTATTTTAAAATCAAACATTGTGTCAGTCTAACATGATCAAATATCTGAccataattacaaaatattacCTTACATGCCTCAAGATATAAGGTTTCTTGAATGCAGCGCAAAAAGCAAAAGGTGTGGTTCAAAATCGACATGTAAAATGCTAAAAACAGTAAGAgctataaatatacattttctaaATGAGAGTTCAAACATCAAATATTTCAAGTTGatataaaaatgtacttttaaaaacaaagcgCCTCATGGAATGTTAGTTACCATGCACAGCGTGAGGATTAGACTGTAAAGAAAGCCTACTGTGGCTATATAAACACAGGGAGCACATACAGACATATGGAGGCCACACGACGACACGCGTCACATGACGAGTTACTGCATGACTGAGTGGATGTACTTTTGCCGGGCGCAATGAAGTTATGCAATGGAAGAAATGAGCTCAATTTAAAAACGTCATATAAAAACTATCATTGTATAATATACATATGGAGTGTACTTCCAGCACTTTGTTCAGTCAAGCATCAGGATTCACCACGTTTTGGCCAATCAGGCGTCTGCTCTGAGGTGAGCACCCGGCCTGTTCCTCCATCTGTCAGGGAGAAACGATGAGGATGTGAGAAAATAAATCATGTAAAGTCATTTACACATTCGCAGACCTGTTCTTTGAAGTAGTTGCCTCCACAGGCCAGCAGGCCTCTGAGAGTCAGTCCTACGATGAAGCACCACACAGACAGGCCACACTCAGCTGCAGCCATCACAGCACTGGGGAACCACAGTGCCAAGGTGGTGTCCTAACACATAAATGCCAAACACTGTAAGGCTGCGATGCGTTTATGCTAGTGGGGTAGCAGTCATCCTTTTGTACGAGAGCAATTAGCTCAAGCACCAATGCCATGCAACATATGGAAATGAGTTGTTAGAGAGTGGCTGGGTGTCTTGTTGAGCCGTGTTAAAGCAACATGCCTTAGGAATGGCTGAACTGATTAATTTGGGTTTGAAGCAATGGAGGCAAAACTGACTGCACTActgggctgcaaccagcagaggtgctgttgattcattcTCAACTGGTTTACTGCCTAAAGAAGGACAACACTGcccagttccagacagtggataccctccgtgaagccatcttcattaCCTGgagcagcctcctggaaacactggcatcaagccaacccaaaccaatttttgaggtgattaataagaatggcgcagctcctcattactgagttcttttttcaacattttatttctattttagggaggGTTTCAGGGTTTTCTTTTTGCTATGGTATCATTGCTGTGATCAGCTgaagaacagcctatttcactttaacgcttgtttgcaataaattgcttactctattttttttttgtctcactcccatttcttctttttgcatttagaagctctacttagaacctcctcaagatccaacagtacaacatgtaaattcttgcaattttccaactggtcttaagattttgatcaggcaTATATTagggttctcaactggtctcaagCTGGGATTTACTCATGGTCATTACAGTAAGTCACTcacttgtttttaaataaaatcatttaaaaaacgtatacagtggaaccttggttagtgtcataaatttgttccagaagggccAAAATCtcaccaaatacatttttcccataagaaataatgtaaaccgctgatgacatcacagacgggtGACAAAGgtgacttctggttccggttgccattttgttagcaagctaagaaTCTTAACAGGACATCTTGTGAAAAaagaatacattaagaacatagTTGGGCTCACACAGTGTGTTCATAACACAACTAGACACGTGCCATATTatatgttaaccgaaaaatgtacgcaaaccgaggcaaaattttggtgtaaattctcggcgttaactgaaaaacacccTAACTGGGACACCAACCAAGGTTACGTCATATGAAAAAAACAGGACACATCAGGATGAATACGTTGGagtattttgtttggttttacagcagttaacttatttttacacttgcttgaccatgttaaaaaaaataaaatgcttgtCGCACAGCTGCAGTCATCTAGGCTTAGTCGAAGAGCAGTAAGCGTTTTTACGCTTCCAAGATAGctacaaatgttaaaatgttaataacTGGTTAACTTTTCACACTTGAAAAACAGTTGTGAATGTTACAATCTTACGATCCGCGGGTGACTTCTTTGTACACTCGTAAAACAGTTACAAATGTTACTAACCATGGTTAACTTCTTGTTACACTTGTACTTGACAGTTAtgaatgttcaaatgtgacaaCGTGTCTGCACAGTTAATAAAAACGTCATCAAGGTgatagtttgaccctggaaaagCTTATTTCtagttccattatttcctatgagatAACTGCACTATTTCTTCTCAATGAACCACTAACAGTGTAAACATGACTCCAAAGCAAGCATTGTTGTAAAAATGAGACTCACGTAAATTCGTGTGGTGTCAAACGGGCAGCGTGCGCTGACAGGCGAGCGAGCGTTAGCGGGCACCTCAGTGTCGTTACATCCTCGCATCAGGCCCTGACCGTCGTGAGCGATCGTCACACTGATGGCCACCAGCAGGCCCACGCAGCAAGCTGCTGAGAGCAGCGCGTTGAGGAAGGAGGCTATCAGAAGTCCTATTTGCTGCACACACACGAAGGCAACATCTTATACAACTGATGAGGGGTAACAGACATTAAGAAGCAACAACCTACCATCCTAACCATGCGGAGGTTCCGTGACACCACAATGGCGATAATCCCAGTGGCAATGCtctgaaaaacacaaacatgacagtcTCATCTTATTCTGCGATCGCAGTAACTGTGAATGATTGAACTCACCAGCAGACCTGAAGTGACGGAAATGATGTTAGTTGCTGTGTATTCTGTGGTGATTTGTTGGCTGGGTTTGGAAATGTGGCGTAGGACATTGCCATGGACAATAGCACCAAGGATGAAGTTTATATGGCCCACCAGGATGAGAGACAATCCCTTTTTCATCAGCCTCCTCGACACCTTGTCCTTATCTGGAAGACATGTATTTACTGTGTATATTTCAATTGACTGACAGTTTGTCTCTGCTTGGTTATTTGCCTATTATGTATTTCCTGCATTTTGAAGGATATACTGCATGCTCACTAACCACATTTGGTGCACCTGCATAATCAAATGACATCTAAGAGCTGTATCCTAAAAAAATCATTGATTCAGTATGtgggatgaattaaaaccattaaTATATGAATAGCAGTACAGTTTAGACATTAGCTAATGATATGGTACACTGACCAGCCACAATAGTTAAGTACAATCCAACACAAGAGCTGTATGAAAAATTCTACATTTGAAAAGATTACACTCACTTTGATTGATTGGCAGGCACTGTCAATCAAAGTGTCATTCACTACACAGTCCATATAACAAACATGTACAATTATAAAATTAGAATCATTTTGGAATAAGTAAGAATACATACAGAATAAATTTGCTCTGTAAAAACACGCCACGCCATTTTAAATGCAATATAAACATgaagaatatatatattatatgtttatgttgtaaGTCATGTATGAAACGACCACAATAATAGAAGCAATGAACTACACGTGAAAGTAAAACAGTGAATACTTTATATTTAATCCAAAATAAATTAGTGTAGTAAAGTGTAGTGTAATTGAATACAaagccttgttttttttttaaaagttccaTTCCATTTATTTCTTGAAGTAGGTCATAATACAAAAGCATATCCATAGtcattcatgaatgaatgatgcaAAATACGCTACAAACGCAGCTATGTAACGTTTTAAGACCAAAGTGTGTCATTTCCTGATACAAAGGCCTGCTCTGTAACGGCGACGATCATTATAACCGAAACTCGCCATTTTTCAGTTACTCCTGTTCACAAACTGGACCCAAACAGAGCTTTCAAGTACTTACCAAAGGTGCACATAGCTGTTCGGCTAGATGTTTCCCTTTGAACAATAAAagaaagatatttttttaacttcactTTTGCAGCCGCCCCGTTAGCTGCCAGTGACCGTCCACTTCCGGTATGACGTCACGGAACCCACCTGTCCTTTACCTGACGCTGAGTGgcgcacaaaacaaaacacctggccacaacattaaacACACTTGCACAATCTGAGATCCAGTACAACTGTatcacaaatttaaaaaacccaTTGGAAACCGCTCTCACCATGCGGTACAATTATATTGTATAAGGCTGCAAACTACCATAATAAACACTACAAATTCAGCCATAGACAATCATAATGTATACCACGAGGTATATTTTCAATTTACTTTATGCTTTCCAATGCTATAAATCAGTGAATTTCGTGCGTGGGTCTTCATTGGGGATTTCAGCAACCCAAGCCACCTCTTAGTACCACCACTATCAGACTGATcggcagtcaatcgcagggcacatatcaaaccatcaataatacacaaaaagcaatataacaatgcATGGCATTACAGAATTGTGCAttaataccatccatccatccatccatccattttctataccgcttcatcctcattagggtcgcgggggtatgctggagcctatcccagctgacttcgggcgacaggcagggtacaccctggactggtcgccagccaatcgcagggcacatacagtatagacaaacaaccattcacactcacagtcatacctatgggcaatttagagtcgccaattaacctcacctgcatgtttttgggaatgtgggaggaagccggagtgcccggagaaaacacaccgcacacggggagaacatgcaaactccacacagaaatgcccaggggagaatcaaacccaggtcttcccgatctccaggctgttcctgtattggccaacaggCCCTGTATTAATACCATTGTTACTAAAGAAAGAAACCCAGTTTACCCCTTTATCTTCCTATACATAGTCTCTAAACTCACTTGTTTCTTCCTATTATCCACACACaatgatgaacaactctgtgTCTGTCCGAACAATTAAGCTTTGCGCTGTTCGTgcgatgaggcgttcaagtgcaCTGCGTAACTCTGAGTGTGGCTTTCAGACAAAcaatcagaggacagaaaaatgctgatgttACTGTACGCCTGCTAACCTGTCCtgtgaggcgaatctgaaatTTGATTGGTTAAAggaacagccccattgctaatatgtgttgtgacatgggccagcactactgattctgaaggccctgggcgtATTAGATTGAcaaggcaacacatagaagATGAATTGTGACTtacagtacacatacacacactggaagcagtgcagccaagagacaaaTGACACTAATTGAAGATAActgactgttgggaataaaaatgacacagtttcatggaacaaatacaagAAATTTAGTTGTatatgtaggtcagtgcttctgatagtgctTAGGCCTGTAGAGAAGGCCTTGTGGAACGCCCCTGCATAAATCCAATGTATGGGATACAAGTACACCTTTTTGACAGTGTCAATCGTGTGAATACATTTCTTGCATTGAATCTTGTGCAGCTGGCCAAAGAGAGCATAGCAGGTTGTAGCTGAATCAAAGACCCCGTTATTGAACGTCAGATGTCATGtaaggttgttttttgttgacacaaatgtacaaaaacgGGTGAATTTTCACACATTTATTTGAAAGACCAGTTGCAAattctagaaaaaaaacatataaacatacACAAAACCCAAATCCAGcactttgaggaaaaaaaacactataacAACCAGCGTCTACACCACCAATACTCACAGAtacatttttcataaaattgatTGTGATTCAGTTAGTGTCTCCTGTTTTGGATTAGACATTTCTGATCAACACAGAGTACCTTGTTGTCACCAGTTACTGTTCATGAAGCTCTCAGGGACAATGTcacaacaaaatgtcaaaggCAACACCTGGATCTTACTTAAAAGAGTCTTAAAAACACTACCTGGTGATGCGGAATCTTGTATCCAAGTGGATCTGTCGATGAAATGAATGCAACAGCAACAATAGAAGTAACATTTGCAAAGTGGCTCAGATACTTACCATGATGGTGTGAAagaagaacatacagtattggcaacataaataaaaaataatgacacttgtacagatagatggatggatggaaggatggatgatgGGGAAAAAGCCACTTTCAACGGGGGGGAAAAGTCACACTGTGACAAGAATGACAAGTGAACTGAGATGAGATGTTTTAAAGTGGAGAAAcacgtaaaaaacaaacagtaacACTGAGTTCACAGTCCCTCAAAAGTAACATTTCCACAGATACTTGGCAAGATTGTCACCACACAATCTGTGCTCTTGTTTCAAAGGCTTTCATAACATACAAGCCACGAAAGGCTAAGTAATGTTCTACTACACTTGTGAGACTAATAACATTGACTTACAACTTGAACCTTTCAGGATGCTGGGAATGTGCCGTCATGTACACATCTAACAGTCCACCAAATGCGTGGAATCGTGCATAAAAAGGCACGGTGGCACTCATTTGATATCATTTGGTCTCTGGGTATATAGAGTATCTACTCCCACTACATGGCGACAGTTCTTTAATTTAACTCACAACAGAATTAAATCTCATTTACACACTTTTCTAAATGCACTTGTGAAGTTTTCATCCCTGATGTAACATTTTGGTTTTGGTTACATTCaatgtaagacaaaaaaaaaaaaagaagaagaaaaaagaaattcaGCATGCTGAATGCTTAAAGGGGAAATGTAACAGGCGTTGTTTTTTGGAGTATTTAGTGCTCGTTAAAAGCTTTGGCTGAAGCTTTCTTGAAGGAGAGAGGCTATTTTGTTTTGGTCCATCTGcagagagaacacacaaacttaaccattaaaaataaaacgtaCAGACACATGACAAAATATCAATTCACTTTTTGAAGAAACATCATTTCTACCACGCTGTATTGCTCAGTTCCAATAATACAGCACCACatcacaacaataaagtcatgtTACTATAATAAAGCCGTAATTTTAGGTGCATAAAGTCTCAACATtttgaacataaacataaagctgtgttgataatgtttttcagtcctctagcccaggggtgtccaaagtgcatcgcGGGGGCCACTGTCAGCAGGCAGTTAATTTTTTAATGGCCCTTTgcatattgtaaaataaaagcaattcattattaatgagacatcttatttattacaaatgacactaatttgctttgtcacgtataatacaaccagtccagggtgtaccccgcctctcgcccgaagtcagctgggataggctccagcatacccccacgaccctagtgaggataagtggaatAGAAAACGGACGGACGGACGTATGATGTCTATGTTTAGTACAGATAgattagcatatattgacctaaattggattggttttagcatctttaactcattcaataccaaagacgtatttagatgttttttttttaaacccgaacgcttgctcccaaagacgtatttatacgcaTGGGtgcacatgcgtgcacacacacacacacagtttagtttaatgtgaaaattgtaaagagttcatggtgttatatttgtaaataaattgttattttgatgtaaaacaaccattgtttgtgttatttattttgtgatgcAGTCGTTTAGAtatctgagctgtcacaaaagcaaaaaatgtgtgtcaaagtgaaagttatgcttgaatgtatcttttcacaaaaagcttcttttcctccttttttgttggaaactgatattttcctgaaacctaccaatgttctactgctgattactaaagaacggaaaaaggtagaagcaaAGTTTTTTggtctgatgaaagacgagagtctaatttcttttggtaggttccatgtctatatagccatagaaaacaatgttctgtgtgccttgacaaatctgtcaaaatcatctaaaatggccgggaGCAAAAGGgcagaattttgaaaaatgtctgagtTTGAATGACTTACTGTACAAAACATATCAAAGCCGCCCCTTCCATCCTTCACCACCTGATCTAACCAGAAGTGTTTTTGAAACAATGGTTATGTGTGGGCAACAGCAATGTCATGTAAGCCACTTAGgactcatttttttgtt
The sequence above is a segment of the Dunckerocampus dactyliophorus isolate RoL2022-P2 chromosome 3, RoL_Ddac_1.1, whole genome shotgun sequence genome. Coding sequences within it:
- the LOC129178329 gene encoding keratinocyte-associated protein 3 — encoded protein: MCTFDKDKVSRRLMKKGLSLILVGHINFILGAIVHGNVLRHISKPSQQITTEYTATNIISVTSGLLSIATGIIAIVVSRNLRMVRMQIGLLIASFLNALLSAACCVGLLVAISVTIAHDGQGLMRGCNDTEVPANARSPVSARCPFDTTRIYDTTLALWFPSAVMAAAECGLSVWCFIVGLTLRGLLACGGNYFKEQMEEQAGCSPQSRRLIGQNVVNPDA